One Acidobacteriota bacterium genomic window, GCCTCGCCCGCGGCGCTCTTGCGTGCCCACGCCATGCGCGGCGTGTTGTGTGCGATGCCGTAGTGGCCCTTCGCGTCCAGCAGGATCATGCCACCGTGCCCGTTCAGCCGCGATTTCAAATACGTGATCGCCGCTGGCGCGGCCATGTCCGGCGGTTTGCCGGCCGCGACCAGGTCGGCCGCCCACTTACCTAGCACCAGCTTCATCATCGGCTCGCCCCAGCCGGTCGTAGATACCGCTGCGCTCAGGTTGTCGGCATAGCAGCCGCAGCCGATCAGCGAGGAATCTCCCACGCGACCCGGAGCCTTGTTCAATGTGCCGCCGGTCGAAGTCGCCGCCGCGATGTTCCCGGCCGCATCGAGCGCCACTGCCCCAACCGTGTCGTGCGAGGTCGCGGGCGAGCCGGGATTCCCTTCGACCAGGTCAGCGGTGAATATCTCCTGCTCGCTGTCGGAGGTCGGATTCGCTTGGAACTCTTTCAAGCGCCGCACCTCGCGCTCGATGACTAACTCTTCGTTGCGGCAGAGTTCGATGCCGTGCTCCTGCGCGAAACGCTCCGCGCCCTCGCCCACGAAATAGACGTGCGGACTTTCCTCCAGCACTTTGCGGGCAGCGCGGATGGGGTTGCGGATACGCTCCACGCATCCCACACCGCCGGCCCGCAGCGTGCCGCCATCCATCATGAGGGCGTCGAGTTGCACGCGGCCGTCGCGGGTAAGGAAGCTGCCTCGGCCAGCGTCAAAGGTCTCGTCGTCTTCCATCACCACGAGGGCCGCTTCGACGGCGTCGAGCGCTGACGCGCCTTGCTCGATGGCGCGCCATCCGGCCGCCACGGCGGCCCGCACTCCGCGCAGATGCGCCTCGACCATGTCGTCGGGGATCGCCCACGCGCCCCCGTGCACCAGTAGGATCGGAAGTGTGCTCACGTTTGGGATTGTAACCGGCTCGCGCAGACTGCGCTCAGTCGAGATACTTGATGAAGACCACTTCGTTCTGCTGTTCGTTGTAGAGCAGTTCGTCAACGATCGCGCGCGTCATCAGCAGTCCGAAACCGCCCGCACGCAGGCCCTTCTCTTCGCGCACCATCACATGGTGCACGGGATCTTCCGGCGGATTCGAGCACGCCGCGTGGTCCAGTTCTTCGAAACGGAAACCCGTACCCGGATCGGAGATGCGATAGAGCAGCATGCGCTTGGTGCGCAAGTACGAGATGCGGACATAGAGCGAGGGGTCGAGCTTGCCACCCCACTCCACCGCGTTGAGCAAGAGCTCGCGGAAGGCTTGTCCCACGTTGTCGCGCACGTCTTCGGGCAGGTCGGTTTTCAATCGCAGCATGAATTCGTGGATGCGCTCGGCCGACTCACGCTCGCACGGTACCAGCAGTTCCACCCAGTCGGGCCGCGCCGACACGACCTCGATCACCGGCGCACTCGCCGACTGCGCCGCCGCCTTCTCCACCACCGACACCACGTCGGAGGTGATGAACGGCTTCGAGATGCATTGATAGACCTGCGCGCGCACCGCGGTGAGCAGGGTTTCCGGGCGATTGTCGCCGGTCATCACCACTACGCGCGGCTTTATCGGACGCGAGCGCAGTTGCGTGAGTACCTCGAGCCCGTTCATGCGCGGCATCCAGACGTCGAGCAGCATCACGTCGAACTTGCGTTTGCGCAGCTGCTGCATCGCTTCCACGCCGTTTTCGGCGGTGGTCACCGTCATGCCGGCGCGGTCCAGTGCCTTGACCAGCAGCTTCCGCAGCGCAGGTTCGTCTTCGACTACCAGGACCTTTTTAGCTTTTGCGGTGACTGCTCGGGTCATCAGACTCACAGACGGGGGAACGCGATTATATCTGCCCGCGCAGGAAACGGAACTTGAAAAGCGATGCCGGCAAACCCAAGGGAACCACGCCTACTTCGCCGGCCAGGGCTCCGCATGCGCGCCGGCGCTCGGTGCCTGCTGTTTTTCGTCAAGACGCTTCGTGCGTTGGTAGGTGAAAGCGATGCGGTGGATCACGGTGATGGTGGAAAGCACCGCTAGAACCCAGAGGACGGGCGCCATCTTGTTGAACAATGCGCCGATGATGATGAGCACGATGCGCTCTGGGCGCTCCATGAACCCCACCTTGCACGTCCCGATCAGCGATTCGGCGCGCGCGCGTGTGTAGCTCACCATGACTGAGGTGACCATCACCAGCGCGGTAAGCACAAGATAGAAAAAGCGGTTGGCGCGCGCGTAGTAGACCAGCAGTCCGAAGAAGAGCGCGACGTCGCTATAACGGTCGATCACCGAATCGAAGAATGCGCCGAACTGAGTGACCTGCCCGGTGGCACGCGCCACGCGGCCATCCACCATGTCGAAGATACCGGCGCCGATGATCACCAGGCCGGCGTAGCGGAACATGCGCTGCTGGTTATCAGCGTTCGCGAAACCGAAGAGCACGGCGGCGATCACGTTGATCACCAGCCCGAGGAAGGTCAGCACATTGGGCGAGATGCGCGTGAGCGCAAGCCCGCGGACGATGGCATATAACACCACGCGGGACGCCCGTCCGAATGCCCCTGTCCAGCTCACCGCTAACTCCCCGCCTCGTCGTGGATGGTCTTCAGCTTCAGGATCTCGAGCTCGCGGTTTCCCGTCGGCGTCACCACCGTCACCGTATCGCCCTTCTTCTTACCCATCAGGCTGCGCCCGATGGGTGAGGTGGTCGAGATCAATCCTTTGGTGACGTCGGCTTC contains:
- a CDS encoding isoaspartyl peptidase/L-asparaginase; this encodes MSTLPILLVHGGAWAIPDDMVEAHLRGVRAAVAAGWRAIEQGASALDAVEAALVVMEDDETFDAGRGSFLTRDGRVQLDALMMDGGTLRAGGVGCVERIRNPIRAARKVLEESPHVYFVGEGAERFAQEHGIELCRNEELVIEREVRRLKEFQANPTSDSEQEIFTADLVEGNPGSPATSHDTVGAVALDAAGNIAAATSTGGTLNKAPGRVGDSSLIGCGCYADNLSAAVSTTGWGEPMMKLVLGKWAADLVAAGKPPDMAAPAAITYLKSRLNGHGGMILLDAKGHYGIAHNTPRMAWARKSAAGEAAGIQV
- a CDS encoding response regulator yields the protein MTRAVTAKAKKVLVVEDEPALRKLLVKALDRAGMTVTTAENGVEAMQQLRKRKFDVMLLDVWMPRMNGLEVLTQLRSRPIKPRVVVMTGDNRPETLLTAVRAQVYQCISKPFITSDVVSVVEKAAAQSASAPVIEVVSARPDWVELLVPCERESAERIHEFMLRLKTDLPEDVRDNVGQAFRELLLNAVEWGGKLDPSLYVRISYLRTKRMLLYRISDPGTGFRFEELDHAACSNPPEDPVHHVMVREEKGLRAGGFGLLMTRAIVDELLYNEQQNEVVFIKYLD
- a CDS encoding CDP-alcohol phosphatidyltransferase family protein, with amino-acid sequence MSWTGAFGRASRVVLYAIVRGLALTRISPNVLTFLGLVINVIAAVLFGFANADNQQRMFRYAGLVIIGAGIFDMVDGRVARATGQVTQFGAFFDSVIDRYSDVALFFGLLVYYARANRFFYLVLTALVMVTSVMVSYTRARAESLIGTCKVGFMERPERIVLIIIGALFNKMAPVLWVLAVLSTITVIHRIAFTYQRTKRLDEKQQAPSAGAHAEPWPAK